The following are encoded in a window of Bacillus sp. SORGH_AS_0510 genomic DNA:
- a CDS encoding Asp23/Gls24 family envelope stress response protein: MSEFSVLEMDQGNNGHGKIEIAPEVIEVIAGIAASEVEGVAGMRGNFATGVVERLGKKNHGKGVKVELTETGIKVDVYCMMKFGVSIPSVAGKIQDNIRQALLNMTALDAEEVNIHVVGIQFENQKNEPEIDQEI, from the coding sequence ATGAGCGAATTTAGTGTTTTAGAAATGGACCAAGGAAATAACGGTCATGGGAAAATTGAGATTGCCCCTGAAGTGATTGAAGTTATTGCTGGAATTGCTGCCTCAGAGGTAGAAGGCGTTGCCGGAATGAGAGGCAATTTTGCAACAGGTGTTGTAGAACGATTAGGCAAAAAAAATCACGGTAAAGGCGTTAAAGTAGAACTTACTGAAACTGGAATAAAAGTGGATGTATACTGCATGATGAAGTTCGGTGTATCTATTCCTTCTGTTGCAGGGAAAATTCAAGATAATATTCGTCAAGCATTGCTTAATATGACGGCTTTAGACGCTGAAGAAGTAAACATTCATGTAGTTGGTATTCAATTTGAAAACCAAAAGAATGAACCAGAAATAGATCAAGAAATATAG